From one Azospirillum ramasamyi genomic stretch:
- a CDS encoding sulfite exporter TauE/SafE family protein encodes MSKLRALASFLSGAAIGTLGGLIGLGGAEFRLPLLIGAFRFAALDAIILNKAMSLVVVAAALPFRAGTVPLGLVADNWAVIANLLAGSLLGAWAGAGWAMRMDAARLHRVMALLLVLIAGALLFGHGMPGGGPEGTGPALDGMALAAAGTAAGFAIGVVASILGVAGGELLIPTLVLLFGVDLKLAGSLSLAVSLPTMIAGFSRYARDRSLSVLARNRAFVLLMAAGSLTGAFIGGRLLGIVPEPVLLPALSAILLLSAAKMWRH; translated from the coding sequence TTGTCGAAGCTGCGTGCGCTCGCCTCCTTCCTCAGCGGCGCCGCCATCGGCACGCTGGGCGGGCTGATCGGGCTGGGCGGGGCCGAGTTCCGGCTGCCGCTGCTGATCGGCGCCTTCCGCTTCGCGGCACTCGACGCCATCATCCTGAACAAGGCGATGAGCCTCGTCGTCGTCGCCGCCGCCCTTCCCTTCCGGGCCGGAACGGTGCCGCTCGGCCTCGTCGCCGACAATTGGGCGGTGATCGCCAACCTGCTGGCCGGCAGCCTGCTCGGCGCCTGGGCCGGGGCGGGCTGGGCGATGCGGATGGACGCCGCCCGGCTGCACCGGGTGATGGCCCTGCTGCTGGTGCTGATCGCCGGCGCCCTGCTGTTCGGCCATGGCATGCCGGGAGGCGGCCCGGAAGGAACCGGGCCGGCGCTGGACGGGATGGCGCTGGCCGCCGCCGGAACCGCCGCCGGCTTCGCCATCGGCGTCGTCGCCTCCATCCTGGGCGTGGCCGGCGGCGAGCTGCTGATCCCGACGCTGGTCCTTCTGTTCGGCGTCGACCTGAAGCTGGCGGGCAGCCTGTCCCTGGCGGTCAGCCTGCCCACCATGATCGCCGGCTTCTCCCGCTACGCCCGCGACCGCAGCCTGTCGGTTCTGGCCCGCAACCGCGCATTCGTGCTGCTGATGGCGGCGGGATCGCTGACCGGCGCATTCATCGGCGGCCGGCTGCTGGGCATCGTGCCGGAGCCGGTGCTGCTGCCGGCCCTGTCGGCGATCCTGCTGCTCTCCGCCGCCAAGATGTGGCGGCACTGA
- a CDS encoding complex I NDUFA9 subunit family protein, producing MSYRTQVITVFGGSGFIGRHLIRRLAKSGAQIRIATRNPGKAAFLKTAGAVGQIVPFATDCTRDDSVDRALQGADIAINLLGVLYERGSQSFQAVHVDAASRIARLSAANGVDRLIHVSAIGADANSPSSYARSKAAGEQAVLSAFPAATILRPSIVFGPEDNFFNKFAAMAQKAPALPLIGGGKTRFQPVYVGDLADAVVAALDTDASRGKTYELGGPRVYSFRELLELTQKDIQRHRPLVTIPWNIAESLGGLLEKIPVLAPALTRDQVALLRQDNVVSPDALGFKDLGITELATCEVILPTYLSRFIVGGKYSGLTGNAH from the coding sequence ATGTCCTATCGCACTCAGGTTATCACGGTGTTCGGCGGGTCGGGCTTCATCGGCCGCCACCTGATCCGGCGCCTCGCCAAGTCCGGCGCCCAAATCCGCATCGCCACCCGCAATCCGGGCAAGGCGGCCTTCCTGAAGACCGCCGGCGCCGTCGGCCAGATCGTGCCCTTCGCCACCGACTGCACGCGGGACGACTCGGTCGACCGCGCCCTTCAGGGGGCGGACATCGCCATCAACCTGCTGGGCGTGCTGTACGAACGCGGGAGCCAGAGCTTCCAGGCCGTCCATGTCGACGCGGCGTCCCGCATCGCCCGCCTGTCCGCCGCCAACGGCGTCGACCGGCTGATCCACGTCTCCGCCATCGGCGCCGACGCCAACTCCCCCTCCTCCTACGCCCGCTCCAAGGCGGCCGGCGAGCAGGCGGTGCTGTCCGCCTTCCCGGCGGCGACGATCCTGCGCCCCAGCATCGTCTTCGGGCCGGAGGACAATTTCTTCAACAAGTTCGCCGCGATGGCGCAGAAGGCCCCCGCCCTGCCGCTGATCGGCGGCGGCAAGACCCGCTTCCAGCCGGTCTATGTCGGCGATCTGGCCGACGCCGTCGTCGCCGCGCTGGACACCGACGCCAGCCGCGGCAAGACCTACGAGCTGGGCGGCCCGCGCGTCTACAGCTTCCGCGAACTGCTGGAACTGACCCAGAAGGACATCCAGCGCCACCGGCCGCTGGTGACCATTCCCTGGAACATCGCCGAGTCGCTGGGCGGCCTGCTGGAGAAGATCCCGGTCCTCGCCCCGGCGCTGACCCGCGATCAGGTCGCCCTGCTGCGGCAGGACAACGTCGTCTCCCCGGACGCGCTGGGCTTCAAGGATCTGGGAATCACCGAACTCGCCACCTGCGAGGTGATCCTGCCGACCTACCTGTCGCGCTTCATCGTCGGCGGCAAGTACAGCGGCCTGACAGGCAACGCCCACTGA
- a CDS encoding KpsF/GutQ family sugar-phosphate isomerase: MEGIAALTSAITSSLTAASTESSAVENRDIACATRVLRTEADALVALADSLDGAFLRALDLLNGIEGRVVVTGMGKSGHVARKIAATMASTGTPAFFVHPGEASHGDLGMIAKNDAVVALSNSGETHELADIIAFTRRFGIPLIGMTRRAASSLAEQSDVALILPPVPEACPLGLAPTTSTTMMLALGDAIAVALLERRGFSAADFREFHPGGQLGRALLKVTDIMHKGTDLPLCRLDSPLSDVIFEMTAKRLGCVGVTDEAGALVGIITDGDVRRHLTPELLAERADSIMSPRPKTIRPKALIVEALREMNEKKITTLFVIEDDRPLGIVHIHDCLRAGAA; the protein is encoded by the coding sequence ATGGAAGGCATCGCAGCCTTGACCAGCGCTATCACGTCCAGCCTGACCGCCGCGTCGACCGAATCGAGCGCCGTGGAGAACCGCGACATCGCCTGCGCCACCCGCGTGCTGCGGACGGAAGCCGATGCGCTGGTGGCCCTGGCGGACAGCCTCGACGGAGCCTTCCTGCGGGCGCTCGACCTGCTGAACGGCATCGAAGGCCGCGTGGTCGTCACCGGCATGGGCAAGTCGGGCCATGTCGCCCGCAAGATCGCCGCCACCATGGCCTCCACCGGCACGCCGGCCTTCTTCGTCCATCCGGGCGAGGCGAGCCACGGCGACCTCGGCATGATCGCGAAGAACGACGCCGTGGTGGCGCTGTCCAATTCGGGCGAGACGCATGAACTGGCGGACATCATCGCCTTCACCCGCCGGTTCGGCATCCCGCTGATCGGCATGACCCGCCGCGCCGCCTCCTCGCTGGCCGAGCAGTCGGACGTGGCGCTGATCCTGCCGCCGGTGCCGGAGGCCTGTCCGCTGGGTCTGGCGCCCACCACCTCCACCACCATGATGCTGGCGCTGGGCGACGCCATCGCGGTGGCGCTGCTGGAACGGCGCGGCTTCTCCGCCGCCGATTTCCGCGAGTTCCACCCCGGCGGACAGCTGGGCCGCGCATTGCTGAAGGTCACCGACATCATGCACAAGGGGACCGATTTGCCCCTGTGCCGTCTTGATTCGCCGCTGTCCGACGTCATCTTCGAGATGACGGCCAAGCGGCTCGGCTGCGTCGGAGTGACCGACGAGGCGGGCGCGCTGGTCGGGATCATCACCGACGGCGACGTGCGCCGTCATCTGACGCCGGAGCTTCTGGCAGAGCGCGCCGACAGCATCATGTCGCCGCGGCCAAAGACCATCCGCCCGAAGGCGTTGATCGTCGAGGCACTGCGGGAGATGAACGAGAAGAAGATCACCACCCTGTTCGTGATCGAGGACGACCGGCCGCTGGGCATCGTGCACATCCACGATTGCCTGCGCGCGGGCGCCGCCTGA
- a CDS encoding ribonuclease D, with protein MPIDLHDGDLPDGLDLAAGARDNCVAIDTETMGLNPHRDRLCLVQLSAGDGAVHLVQFRPGRYEAPNLKRLLTDPGVTKLFHFARFDVAVMKAYLGVSCQPVYCTKVASKLVRTFTDRHGLKDLCKDLLGVEISKQQQSSDWGAPELTTDQMKYAASDVLHLHDLKAKLDVMLAREGRTHLAQACFDFLPARGELDLGGWETPDILAH; from the coding sequence ATGCCCATCGACCTTCATGACGGCGACCTCCCCGACGGCCTCGACCTCGCCGCCGGGGCCCGCGACAACTGCGTTGCCATCGACACCGAGACGATGGGGCTGAACCCCCACCGCGACCGCCTCTGCCTGGTGCAGCTGTCGGCCGGCGACGGTGCGGTCCATCTGGTGCAGTTCCGTCCCGGCCGCTACGAGGCGCCGAACCTGAAGCGTCTGCTGACCGATCCCGGCGTGACCAAGCTGTTCCATTTCGCCCGTTTCGACGTGGCGGTGATGAAGGCCTATCTGGGCGTCAGCTGCCAGCCGGTCTATTGCACCAAGGTCGCCTCCAAGCTGGTCCGCACCTTCACCGACCGCCATGGCCTGAAGGATCTGTGCAAGGATCTTCTGGGGGTCGAGATCTCCAAGCAGCAGCAGTCCTCCGACTGGGGCGCTCCCGAGCTGACCACCGACCAGATGAAGTATGCGGCCTCCGACGTGCTGCACCTGCATGACCTGAAGGCGAAGCTGGACGTCATGCTGGCGCGCGAGGGCCGCACCCATCTGGCCCAGGCCTGTTTCGACTTCCTGCCGGCCCGCGGCGAACTGGACCTCGGCGGCTGGGAAACCCCGGACATCCTGGCGCACTGA
- a CDS encoding undecaprenyl-diphosphate phosphatase: MMIDQYLDATLMGLVEGLTEFLPVSSTGHLIMLDELLGFQGPPGKVFEVVIQLGAILAICVVYFHRLWHVATGLKDDPGARRFVRAVLIGFLPAMVLGAALHGVIKTLLFNPTVVSIALIVGGIAILLVERLIPVARYHQIENFSAPLALKIGFCQCLALVPGVSRSGASILGALLMGVDRKAAAEFSFFLAVPTMAGATVYDLYKNWSVMNLDSGLLILVGFVTAFIAAALVVKTLVDFVGRYGFTPFGWYRIAIGTGMLAFLYL; encoded by the coding sequence ATGATGATCGACCAATATCTGGACGCCACCCTGATGGGGCTGGTGGAGGGCCTGACCGAGTTCCTGCCGGTGTCCTCGACCGGGCACCTCATCATGCTGGACGAGTTGCTGGGCTTCCAGGGTCCGCCCGGCAAGGTGTTCGAGGTGGTGATCCAGCTCGGCGCCATTCTGGCGATCTGCGTCGTCTATTTCCATCGGCTGTGGCATGTCGCCACAGGGTTGAAGGATGATCCCGGCGCGCGGCGCTTCGTGCGCGCGGTGCTGATCGGCTTCCTGCCGGCGATGGTGCTGGGCGCCGCGCTGCACGGCGTCATCAAGACGCTGCTGTTCAACCCGACGGTGGTCAGCATCGCCCTGATCGTCGGCGGCATCGCCATCCTGCTGGTGGAGCGCCTGATCCCGGTCGCCCGCTATCACCAGATCGAGAATTTCTCCGCCCCGCTGGCGCTGAAGATCGGCTTCTGCCAGTGCCTGGCGCTGGTGCCGGGCGTGTCGCGGTCGGGGGCCAGCATCCTGGGCGCCCTGCTGATGGGCGTCGACCGCAAGGCGGCGGCCGAGTTCTCCTTCTTCCTGGCGGTGCCGACCATGGCCGGCGCCACCGTCTACGACCTCTACAAGAACTGGTCGGTGATGAATTTGGACAGCGGCCTGCTGATCCTGGTCGGCTTCGTCACCGCCTTCATCGCCGCGGCGCTGGTGGTGAAGACGCTGGTCGATTTCGTCGGCCGCTACGGCTTCACCCCCTTCGGCTGGTACCGCATCGCCATCGGCACCGGCATGCTGGCCTTCCTGTATCTGTAA
- a CDS encoding NAD(P)-dependent oxidoreductase — MANQKMLGFVHTAQKMPDKRSAADRRQDFAEIYARFSDERAGEQANRCSQCGVPFCQVHCPVSNNIPDWLKLTAEGRLEEAYEVSQATNNFPEICGRICPQDRLCEGNCVIEQSTHGAVTIGSVEKYINDTAWENGWVKPRKPARELGLSVGVIGAGPAGLAAAEELRAKGYEVHVYDRYDRMGGLLVYGIPGFKLEKDVVARRVQRLADAGVIFHSNFEVGRDASLAELRERHVTILVATGVYKARDIKAPGAGLKNIVPALEYLTTSNRVGLGDSVGAYKDGSLNAAGKKVVVLGGGDTAMDCVRTAIRQGATSVKCLYRRDRKNMPGSQREVAHAEEEGVEFVWQAAPEGFTGEDVVTGVRAVRIHLGVADATGRQTPQVIEGSEFTEPADLVIKALGFEPEDLPGMFGAPDLTVTRWGTLLVDHRTKMTSLDGVFAAGDIVRGASLVVWAIRDGRDAAEAMHAYAQTVGAPKLAVAAE, encoded by the coding sequence ATGGCGAACCAGAAAATGTTGGGCTTCGTGCACACCGCGCAGAAGATGCCCGACAAGCGGTCCGCCGCCGACCGTCGCCAGGACTTCGCCGAGATCTACGCCCGCTTCAGCGACGAGCGCGCCGGCGAGCAGGCCAACCGCTGCTCGCAGTGCGGCGTTCCCTTCTGCCAGGTGCATTGCCCGGTCTCGAACAACATCCCGGACTGGCTGAAGCTGACCGCCGAGGGGCGTCTGGAGGAGGCTTACGAGGTCTCCCAGGCCACCAACAACTTCCCCGAGATCTGCGGCCGCATCTGCCCGCAGGACCGGCTGTGCGAGGGCAACTGCGTCATCGAGCAGTCCACCCACGGCGCCGTCACCATCGGCTCGGTCGAGAAGTACATCAACGACACCGCCTGGGAGAACGGCTGGGTCAAGCCGCGCAAGCCGGCCCGCGAGCTGGGCCTGTCGGTCGGCGTGATCGGCGCCGGCCCGGCCGGTCTCGCCGCCGCCGAGGAACTGCGCGCCAAGGGCTACGAGGTCCATGTCTACGACCGCTACGACCGCATGGGCGGCCTGCTGGTCTACGGCATCCCCGGCTTCAAGCTGGAGAAGGACGTCGTCGCCCGCCGCGTCCAGCGCCTGGCCGATGCCGGCGTCATCTTCCATTCCAACTTCGAGGTCGGCCGCGACGCCTCGCTGGCCGAGCTGCGCGAGCGCCACGTCACCATCCTGGTCGCCACCGGCGTCTACAAGGCCCGCGACATCAAGGCCCCCGGCGCCGGCCTGAAGAACATCGTTCCGGCGCTGGAATACCTGACCACCTCCAACCGCGTCGGCCTGGGCGACTCCGTCGGCGCCTACAAGGACGGTTCGCTGAACGCCGCCGGCAAGAAGGTGGTCGTGCTCGGCGGCGGCGACACCGCGATGGACTGCGTGCGCACGGCGATCCGCCAGGGCGCCACCTCCGTCAAGTGCCTGTACCGCCGCGACCGCAAGAACATGCCGGGCTCGCAGCGCGAAGTGGCGCATGCCGAGGAGGAAGGCGTCGAGTTCGTCTGGCAGGCCGCTCCCGAGGGCTTCACCGGCGAGGACGTGGTGACCGGCGTCCGCGCCGTCCGCATCCACCTGGGCGTGGCCGACGCCACCGGCCGCCAGACCCCGCAGGTGATCGAGGGCTCCGAGTTCACCGAGCCGGCCGACCTCGTCATCAAGGCGCTGGGCTTCGAGCCGGAGGATCTGCCGGGCATGTTCGGCGCGCCGGACCTGACCGTCACCCGCTGGGGCACTCTGCTGGTCGACCACCGCACCAAGATGACCAGCCTGGACGGCGTCTTCGCCGCCGGCGATATCGTCCGCGGCGCCTCCCTGGTGGTCTGGGCCATCCGCGACGGCCGCGACGCCGCCGAGGCGATGCACGCCTACGCCCAGACCGTCGGCGCGCCGAAGCTGGCCGTGGCCGCCGAGTAA
- a CDS encoding MFS transporter, protein MTGAEDIRGGAGRVMEQAAAARLATVTAFFLNGTVFGVWATQIPLLKNRLDLSPAVLGVALLCLAVGALTAMVASGPLLARLGSAPVTRVTALLFAAFLPLPSLVPDVVTLCIVLALFGASGGTMDVAMNAQGALVERRLGRPIMSSLHGMWSLGGLTGAALGGLLLPLMAPAAQAALVSVGLVALFLALQGRFLPDRNASAGGLVLPDRKTLFLGLLAALSFMSEGAILDWSAIHLRDDLGAPASLAGMGFGVFCAAMAVGRFSGDRLRHRFGGATLMSGGSLLAAAGLGLVLAAGWVADGSPLLAMAGFGLTGIGLSNIVPVLFSTAGAVESGRADHAVAAVSTMGYTGVLAGPPLVGFIAQATSLATAFALMAVLALFVAVAAARAVPRQAA, encoded by the coding sequence ATGACAGGGGCAGAGGATATCCGCGGCGGCGCGGGCCGGGTGATGGAACAGGCCGCCGCCGCGCGCTTGGCAACCGTCACCGCCTTCTTCCTGAACGGCACCGTCTTCGGCGTCTGGGCGACCCAGATCCCGCTGTTGAAGAACCGGCTCGACCTCAGCCCCGCCGTGCTGGGGGTGGCGCTGCTCTGCCTCGCCGTCGGCGCGCTGACCGCGATGGTCGCCAGCGGGCCGCTGCTCGCGCGGCTGGGCAGCGCCCCGGTGACGCGGGTGACCGCCCTGCTGTTCGCCGCCTTCCTGCCCCTGCCGTCGCTGGTGCCGGACGTGGTGACGCTGTGCATCGTGCTGGCGCTGTTCGGCGCCTCGGGCGGCACCATGGACGTCGCCATGAACGCCCAGGGCGCGCTGGTGGAGCGGCGGCTCGGCCGGCCGATCATGTCCTCGCTGCACGGGATGTGGAGCCTCGGCGGGCTGACGGGTGCGGCGCTGGGCGGGCTTCTGCTGCCGCTGATGGCGCCGGCGGCGCAGGCCGCGCTGGTGTCGGTCGGGCTGGTCGCGCTGTTCCTGGCCCTGCAGGGCCGCTTCCTGCCCGACCGCAACGCCTCGGCCGGCGGGCTGGTCCTGCCCGACCGCAAGACCCTGTTTCTCGGCCTGCTCGCCGCCCTGTCCTTCATGAGCGAGGGCGCCATCCTGGACTGGAGCGCCATCCACCTGCGCGACGATCTGGGCGCCCCGGCCTCGCTCGCCGGCATGGGGTTCGGCGTGTTCTGCGCCGCGATGGCGGTGGGACGCTTCAGCGGCGACCGGCTGCGCCACCGCTTCGGCGGGGCGACGCTGATGAGCGGCGGCAGCCTGCTGGCCGCGGCCGGGCTGGGCCTGGTTCTGGCCGCCGGCTGGGTGGCGGATGGATCGCCGCTGCTGGCGATGGCCGGATTCGGGCTGACCGGGATCGGCCTGTCGAACATCGTCCCGGTGCTGTTCAGCACGGCCGGCGCGGTGGAGAGCGGCCGGGCCGACCATGCCGTCGCCGCGGTGTCCACCATGGGCTACACCGGCGTGCTGGCCGGCCCGCCGCTGGTCGGCTTCATCGCCCAGGCCACCAGCCTCGCCACCGCCTTCGCCCTGATGGCCGTACTCGCCCTGTTCGTGGCGGTCGCCGCGGCGCGGGCGGTGCCGCGGCAGGCCGCTTGA